Proteins encoded by one window of Enterococcus faecalis:
- a CDS encoding acetyl-CoA carboxylase biotin carboxyl carrier protein subunit, producing MLRKFKISIDGKEYLVEMEEIGGVPQPAPVAPQPTAPVATTETPAPAVEEAPAPAAQPTAPAGADAMPAPMPGTVLKVLVNVGDTVSENQPLLILEAMKMENEIVAGKAGTVTGIHVTQGQIVNPGEPLITIN from the coding sequence ATGTTACGCAAATTTAAAATTTCAATTGATGGGAAAGAATATTTAGTCGAGATGGAAGAAATCGGTGGCGTCCCACAACCAGCACCTGTTGCGCCACAACCAACAGCGCCAGTTGCTACGACAGAAACACCAGCCCCTGCTGTTGAAGAAGCCCCAGCGCCTGCAGCACAGCCAACCGCCCCAGCAGGAGCAGATGCAATGCCTGCGCCAATGCCAGGAACTGTGTTAAAAGTATTAGTCAATGTTGGTGATACGGTGTCTGAGAACCAACCATTGTTAATTTTAGAAGCAATGAAGATGGAAAATGAAATCGTTGCAGGAAAAGCAGGTACGGTAACAGGAATTCATGTTACCCAAGGCCAAATTGTGAATCCAGGGGAACCATTAATAACAATTAACTAG